The stretch of DNA AAAGGGGATATTTGCTCCAGTAGCTATCATTCCAGGTTGATTAGCAAGATATGTCATAAATATACTAGCCTGAAAGGCTGCAAGTACAACAGTAAAATACCTTGTGTATTGTGAAATCTTTCTTCTACCTGCTTCCCCCTCTTCTTTTTGTAAAGATTCAAGATGAGGAATTACTACAGCTAAAAGTTGCATAATAATTGATGCAGTAATGTATGGACCTATACCAAGCGCAAATATTGAAACTTTTCCTAATGCACCACCTGAGAATAAGTCTAAAAAGTTAATAATATTGTTGCCCGCAAGGTTTGTTATTGCTTCGTGGTTTATTCCAAATATAGGAATCTGTGTTCCGAAACGGAACACAGCTATCATTGCAAAAGTAAATAAAAGCTTTTCTTTTAAACCGGATGCTTGCCACATTCCTGTTAATTCATCCGGAGTCGGCATTTTAACTTTAGCCATTTTATATTACCTCTATTTTTCCACCGGCAGCCTCTATTTTTTGTTTTGCGGATTCGGTGAAATGTCTAGCTTTTACTGTAACTGACCTTGTTATTTCACCATTACCTAGAACTCTTAAAGCTTCAAACATATTACTGTAAAGGTCTTTTTCAATAAGTAATTCTAGATCAATAATATCATCTTTAAGGTTATTAATTTGAGATACGTTAATTTCTGCATATTTTATAGGTCTAACAGTTTCAAAGCCTTTTAATTTTGGAGCTTTTCTGTATCCAGGCATTTGTCCACCTTCAAAACCACGTTTTTGGCTTCTACCTGAACGTTGTCCTTCTCCATTATGGCCTCTTGTACTTGTTTTACCATGGCCTGAGCTGCGTCCTCTGCCCACTCTTTTCTTTTTGTGAGTAGCTCCATCAGCTGGTCTTAGATCTTCTAACATTATTCTTGTATTTTCCATTTTGATCACCTTTTGACTGAAATTATTCTTCTACGTTCACTAAGTGAGGAATTTTGTTAACCATACCTCTAATTGCAGGGGTATCGTTATGTGTAACTGTTTGGTTCATTTTTGAGATTCCAAGAGCTTTTACTATTTTTTTCTGTGTCTCGGAAGCTCCAATTATACTTTTTTTCAAAGTTACTTTGATTTGTTTTGCATTTGACATGACTATATTCCTTTATTCCTTACCCTAACATTTCTTTTAGGGATAGCCCTCTTGTTGCAGCAACATCTTTAAATGTTCTGAGTTTGCCAAGAGCATCCATTGTAGCTCTGGCAGCATTAAGTGGAGAATCAGAACCTAAAGATTTACATAATATATTTTCTATACCTGCTAATTCTAAAACGGCTCTGGCTGAACCACCGGCAATGATTCCAGTACCAGGTGCAGCAGGTTTTAATATAATTCTTCCAGCACCAGCTTTTCCAGTAATTGGGTGAGGAATTGTTGTTTTAAATATTGGCACTGTAAGCATATTTTTTCTTGCAGCAGCAATACCTTTTTGGATTGCGCCTATAACCTCGTTGGATTTGCCTATTCCAACTCCAATTAATCCGTTACCATTACCAACAATTACTACAGCTCTGAAACTGAGTTTTTTTCCACCTTTTACAACTTTTGTCACGCGGCGGATTTGAATAACTCTTTCTTTCCATTCAGAAGGAGTCTTGCCTGCTGTAATTTGTTGAGTTTCTTTTTTTGATTCATCACGGTTACGACGTCCGCGTTTTGCTTGTTCTTGTTCCACTGATTTATTAACCTCTCTTTGTTATTAACTAAAATCACTATACTGTAAAATATCTAACAAAAAAATAAAGAAAAAATCAAGAATATATAACTAAGTGTCAAAATTTGGGTTTTGGACTTGATTTGCTTGTGGGTTAACAGTGATCTTATAAGCAAATTAGTCACCTTTTAAGGGTGATGATAATAATATCACACACTTTTAAGTTTACTTAGTTATTTTGGGTTGTTGACAAAACTTTCTGCTATATAAGTGATTAACACAGAAACAATTAGATATCAAGTGCTTCTTCTGAATCAACATTATTAAGAGCTTCTGTTACAATAGCAGCAATATCTTCTGCAAGCTTCCCTCTCAGCTCATTTGAGCAGGTCTTTAATAGTTGTATTGCAGTTTTTAATGTATCATCAAGATCATACCATCTATTTGAGCCAAATTCTTTTTCATCATCAGCTGAAGCTATAATCTCATCAACTGATGAATATGTATTGTTATCAATATTATGCTCAATTATGACCGTAATTAAGTTAAGTGCTATTTGAATTTGAAGGTTATCACTAGATGTTTCAAGGATGTTAACTGCTTTAGACAAGATAGGATCCTTGTCATACCAACGTCTTATTTGATCATCATCATCATTTATCATGCCGTATTTATTCCTTATTTGTGGACAGTTTAAACTGTGTTAACTGTGTTTAAATGTAACGCCACATCCAGCTGTTGGGTAATTCCAGGAAAGGCTCTGGTATGAGCATGCTATTCTGCAAGCGCCACACTCCAGACAATTCTCAAACCCAACCAGGATTTTCTTCTGCTCTTCATCCCAGGAATATACGTTTGCAGGGCATACAAATGTACAAGCTTTGTCTTGACATTTTGCACAATCTTCTTGATTGGGAGCTAAGTGAGAAGATTCAGCCGATTTGTATTTCACAGTAAAAAGTTTGTCATCTATATGTTCTGGAATCATTTTTTTAATATCGCTCATTTTAGTAATATACCTCCACCGAGTTTTGCAAACTTAACAAGGTCACCAAACAATTTTGGAATTGATCTATCTTTTAATGCTGTACCAATAAATGATTTGTATTTTTCTTGTTTTGGTATACTGTCCACACTAATGAATTTATTCATAAATTCATTGAATTTTTGAGGATAATATCCCATTAATGCATCAGAATTCTTTTCTGCAAATCCCATTACATTTTTATAACTCTTAAGATCTTTTAATATAAAGCTGTTTTCGAGCTTTTTCTGATAAAGTGATAATCTATTTGCAGTAAAATCATTTTGCTCAAGAGCGTTAATTGCTGTTTCTGCTGCATATTTACCACTCAGCATAGCAAGGTTGGTGCCTTCCCAGTGTACGTTATTAACTAACATTGCAGCATCACCGGCTACCATTGCTCCATCTGTATAAAGCGGAGGCATTGCATTAAATCCACCTTCAGGAATTAAGTGAGCTGAATATTCCAGCAGTTCGCCACCTTCAATTAAAGGTCTGACCACTGGATGTTTTTTTAGTTGGTTAAGAAGTTCGTAAGGTTTTAATTGTTTATGTTTAAGTTCATTCAGTGAAGCTCCTAATCCAACAACTACTGAGTCAATGTTAGTGTAAATAAATCCAAGACCAAGCATATTTTGCATTGGACCGCCGATAATTGTATAAATTACGCCACTATCACCCTCAAGATTAAATCTGTCTTGAATTTTTTCTTTAGGCAATTGAATAACTTCTTTAATACCTACCGCTACGTTTTCTGGCTTAATTTCAGGATGTAAGCCCGCATCTCTTGCTAAAAGTGAATTTACTCCATCAGCTATTATTACAATTCTGGAATAAAATTCTTCTTGCTCAGTTCTTACGCCAACAATTTTGCCGTCTTCTCTTATTAATTCTTTAACTAAGGTTTGTGGAACAATGAACGCACCAGCTTGCTCAGCTTGTTCTGCGCACCATCTATCCCATTTGGGTCTAAATACTGTAAAGCTATTAGAATGTGGTCCCTCTGCGTGTTCTTGGTTTTTATAACCAATAACTGTACCATCATTATCACCTAATAAAGCAAATCTATGTTCTGTGTTGTATCTTTCTACCGGGGCTGATTTCCAAAATTCAGGAAAAATTTCTGATGTTGGCTGGGTATATATTGCACCTCCAAACATATTTTTACTTCCTGAGAAATCGCCTCTTTCGAGTACTACAACTTCTTTTCCTGCTCTAGCTAGAGTAATTGCGGCTGCAATGCCTGCAGGACCCGCACCTACTACTACCACATCTACAACTTCTCTCTCCACACTATTCTCCTTTCGACATCAATTTTATATTATTTATTTGTATTTAATTCTGTAGAATATTCTAGAAAAAAGATCTTACCTAGACAACTCTTTATCTATTTTAAATTGACATTTCTGCTTTAATCACTTTATTTTTGGACTTTTATAATTCTATTTAAAATAATAATACAGATAAGTCATCTGAATAAGTCTGTATGGGATTTTCTATACATAACTTTATCTTTTTATGACTAAGTAAATTTTATGCTCAATAAAATTGTATATCTTCTTTATAATTATGGCTAACTCCGGATAACATTTTTATAGTATTTTTTGCATATAATCTTTAATATGCTAGAAATTTAATCTTAATTTTGTTATTTATTTTTAGTAGGATAATATAATAAAAAGTTGCTATTATAAATTTATTGCCTCTAGATTGCCACGCAAGTATGATTATTTCTTCAAGTCACGATTTATGGCTCGCAATGACAGTGCGAAGTACCCTCATAATGATAGTAGTATTATTGGAAGAATTAATGACTTATGACAGTGCGAAGCACCTTGCAACTCACACCCAAGATTATTTGAGTAGCAACTTGAGTTAATAGAATATTGTTTAGATGATACTGATAGGGTTTTAATTATGGATAAACTGCTGTTTGTTTTATTTCCTGCAATTTCATTTGCTGTTGTGGCTGCAGGAGTTGTAATTTTTGAATTCGCTCTTTATATTAAGAATTTTATTTAGATTATTGTGATGTAAAGTACTTTATAACTATAAAGTACAATAGTAGTGTAGCCTGTGTATGTTATATAATAATAATCAGGTTAATTTATTAAGTAGGTTATTCGGGTTATTTTTTAGTTTTAAAAATATCATATAATACTAAGCAAAGAATAAAATTAAAAAAACATGAGGATATTTTGATGAGATTGGCTAAAGGCATAAAAACTTCAGTGTTAATTTTGTCAGTAGCTACTTTTTTGTATTCTAATACTGCTTTTGCTTATAATTCACAAGCTATCCAAATTTATAATGATGCTATAGATATGAGTAAAAACGGAAACTTTCAAGATGCAATTATTTTATTCAAAAAAGCAATAGTAATTGATCCTGCGCTTATTGATGCGTATTATAATTTGGGTTCTATATATGAATATCTTGGAGATGAATCTCAGGCTTTACGTTATTACGAGGCAATGATAGAAAAAAATCCAAATGATGCTGAAGTAATTTATAAAGCTGCTCAGATACACTATAAAAACAAAAATTTTGAAAAGTCTTTAAGCTATTCAGGTCTTATATCAACTAATAATCCTAAATATGCTGAATCTCAAGAATTATATAAAAAAGCTACTCAAGAAATTAACAAGAAAAAACAGCCCGTGTCAGTTATTAATACAAGGCCTGCTGATTTAAGTCAAGATCAAATCAATACTAAAATTGTATTTAAGGATTTACAAGGGCCTACAGGCCTTGCAAAAGATAGTTATGGAAATTTATATATAGCAAATTATAGTGCTAATAGTATCTTAAAAATATCACCAGATGGAAAACGATCAGTAGTTGCTAAAGGCACCCTGATAAATGGGCCAATTGGACTTGTTGTTGATCCGGATAATAATATTTATGTAGCAAGTTATTTATCAAATCAGATTATTAAAATAACACCCGAAGGAGAATCAAGTGTTATCCTTAAGGGTGTTAATAAACCATATTATTTATATATTGATAAAGCTGGTATGCTTTATGTTTCTGAACAAGGCAGTAATACAGTAGTCAGAATTAAAGTTATTTAGCGGCTAATTTTGTATTTGCTAATTGTGAACTGAACTGAGTTTTAGCTTTTTGTGATGTCATAGCTGCTATTGAGTCGGCTTTGATCTTAGAAAGATGTTTTTGGCCATTTCTTACAATTCCGTGCAGCTCGGTTAAATCTTTGTCTAAGCTGCTAAGAACAGTTTCTGCGTATTTATCAGCACCTTCTCTGATGGTAATAGCTTCATTAACTGCATTTGCCCTTATTATTTCAACATCTTCTTGTGCT from Candidatus Melainabacteria bacterium RIFOXYA2_FULL_32_9 encodes:
- a CDS encoding 50S ribosomal protein L15: MMLEDLRPADGATHKKKRVGRGRSSGHGKTSTRGHNGEGQRSGRSQKRGFEGGQMPGYRKAPKLKGFETVRPIKYAEINVSQINNLKDDIIDLELLIEKDLYSNMFEALRVLGNGEITRSVTVKARHFTESAKQKIEAAGGKIEVI
- a CDS encoding 50S ribosomal protein L30; the encoded protein is MSNAKQIKVTLKKSIIGASETQKKIVKALGISKMNQTVTHNDTPAIRGMVNKIPHLVNVEE
- a CDS encoding 30S ribosomal protein S5 produces the protein MTAGKTPSEWKERVIQIRRVTKVVKGGKKLSFRAVVIVGNGNGLIGVGIGKSNEVIGAIQKGIAAARKNMLTVPIFKTTIPHPITGKAGAGRIILKPAAPGTGIIAGGSARAVLELAGIENILCKSLGSDSPLNAARATMDALGKLRTFKDVAATRGLSLKEMLG
- a CDS encoding 4Fe-4S ferredoxin encodes the protein MSDIKKMIPEHIDDKLFTVKYKSAESSHLAPNQEDCAKCQDKACTFVCPANVYSWDEEQKKILVGFENCLECGACRIACSYQSLSWNYPTAGCGVTFKHS